AACTGGCAGGCTGCGGGCTCGGGTTCAAGCCGCGCCCGATATGGTTCGGGCTACCGGCGCGGGTTCCCGAGGCTGCGAACGACCGCGGATGTCCCGGTATCGCGACTGGTAGCTTTGTCCGAGAACCGTTAGGCAGGAGAGCACACAAAACTCGGCACACATGTTGATAACCAGGGCCAGATCATGCGCGTGCGGGATTTGATGCAAACAGAGGTCGTGACACTCGACGGAAAAGATCGTCTCGATTTAGCGGATTCGCTGATGCGACTCGGCCGGATCCGCCACATGCCGGTCGTCGACGACGGTAAACTCGTCGGCATCCTTTCCCAACGTGATTTGTTCCGCGCCGCCATTTCCACAGCCTTGCATTTGCGGCCCGCAGCGGAACGGGAGTGGCTCGCGAAAATCCCCGTGCGCGAAGTGATGACGACCCCGGTCATTACGGCAACCCCCGACATGCCTGTACGCGAGGCCGTGCAACTCATGCTCGAACACAAGATCGGTTGTTTGCCAGTGGTCGAAAAAGGGGGGCTGGTTGGCCTAGTGAGCGAGACCGATTTTTTACGCTACCTGGCCCACCTTCTGGACCTGTGGGACACCAAGCAAGATTTGCCCGGGCTCGAGGAGCCCGAATAGCCGGCGTGTGAAGGCAAGCAGGATATGAGTACGACACAAAAGACTTCCGGGGAGAAAGGCCGAATTCTCGTTGCAGAGGACGAAGCTGCGGTGCGCGAGAGCCTTGCCGAGGTTTTGCGCGAGGAGGGCTACGATGTTCTCGCCGTGAGCGACGGCACGGCTGCGTTGCGCGCGCTGGAAGACAGTGAATTTGACTTGATTCTTTCGGACATCCGTATGCCCGGGGCAGATGGGCTAGAGGTCCTGCGCCGCTCGCGGGAAATCGCCCCGCAGACCCTGGTATTGCTAATGACCGCCCACGCCACCGTGGAAACCGCAGTCGAAGCCATCCGTCGCGGCGCGCAAGACTACTTGCTCAAGCCGATCATTTTCGATGACCTGCTGCACAAGATCGATCATCTGTTGACCCACCGCCGCATTGCGTGGGAAAACCAACTGCTGCGCAGTCAGGTCGAGCGCCAATGGGATTTCGAGAATCTCGTTGGGCGCTCGGCCGCGATGCGGGAGGTGATGGAGCTCGTCCGCCGAGTGGCCCCGACACCCAGTACGGTGTTGATTACTGGTGAAAGCGGTGTCGGGAAGGAAGTGGTGGCGCGCGCAATTCATCACTTCAGCGAGTACCGCGACCGCATTTTCCTGCCGGTCAACTGCGGCGCGATTCCGGAGACCCTGTTGGAAAGCCAGCTCTTCGGTCACATGCGGGGTTCGTTCACTGGAGCCGTCGCGAACCAAGAGGGTCTGTTCCAGCGCGCGCGTGGCGGCACGATTTTCCTCGATGAGATTGCCGACATGCCCGTCTCGTTGCAGGTGAAGATTTTGCGGGCGATCGAGGCGAAGGAAATTTTGCCCATTGGGGCCTCCACGCCGCTCAAAGTGGAGGTGCGCATCATCGCCGCGACCAACCACGACTTGAAAAAGGCAGTCGATGAGGGTCGTTTCCGGGAGGACCTGTACTACCGCCTCAACGTATTCAACATCGAAATCCCACCGTTGCGCGAGCGCCGCGAGGATATCCCACTACTCGTGGAACATTTTGTCCGGCTCCACAACCGCGAGCTGAAAAAGAATTTTAAAGGTGTGGATAGTGCCACGATGAAGCTTCTCATGTCCTTGCCCTGGAAGGGAAACGTCCGCGAGCTCGATAACGTGATCGAACATGCCATGATCATCGGCAATGGCGACTGGATCACCGTGCGCGACCTGCCGCGCGCTGTGCAACAAAGCGCGGGAGTTACGGTGGAAATCCCCGATACGGATAATTTGCGAGAAGCGGTGCGTGCTTTTGAAAAGGCGCATATTCAGTCGGTGCTCGCTAAGTGCAACCAGGAGAAGCGGCAAGCGGCCCAACGGCTCGGGGTTTCCCTCTCTTCGCTGTATCGCAAGATGGAGGAACTCGGCATTCCGCTGCAGGCGGACCGTCCGCTCGAGTGAGGTGACGCGCCCGAGGCCCGGGGGCTCCGTGATTGCGTAGCCGGAATTTGTCAGCGCACGGCGGCCGCGCGCCCGGGGAACGGGGAGCGTGGACGGGCGAGGGCATTCGCCCCTACGTGGGGTTGCAGTTCGAGATCCGTGCGCCGCTTGGGTTGACGCAACGCCGGCAAACAACGTGCAGAATTCGGTCACTGTGAACGAAGGGGCCGGCAACTCGAAGCCGCATTCGTTCGTTGTGTAAGGCGACCAGGATGTCCGCGCTCCCAGGGGGGATACGTGACGTCCCCGTCTTGGAAGAACAGCTCGTACCGGTGGAATGCAGGGCGTCGCCTTCGACGCTCTGCAGGGCCGGCGAGCGCGCTCGGCCGCCTTTCCGTTCAAGGTCGCAGGTGCAGTACCGCCCGGTTTGTCGCGAAGGTGCTGGTCCGTGTGCGCGATGACTGACGAGGTCGGTCAGCCTCTTATTGGGCTGGGGGGCAAGCCCGAATGCAGGCGCGGAACGCGTCGCGACACAATTTGATCCCGGGGCGGGCCGCCTCGCGGCAGTTGTCGCGGCATTGAAAGGCTTGGACCTGCGCAGCATCGATGCAGGCATCGAGGCAAGCTTCGCGGTCGGGGCTGCCTTCCGGGCACTGCTCGGTGCGGCAACGGTTGCGCTCGGCATCCAAAGCGGCATTGCACGCTTCTATGCAGCTTCGGAGGGTTGCCAGAGGCCCGGGGCTTTCCGGCGTGCCCTGGAGACATGCCTCGCGCCCCGCCCGACATGCCTCGGCGCAGTCGTGGTTGATGTTCCGGCACAGGTCCTTGGCTGCTTGGAAATTTTCTCGGCACAAATCGCGGCAGAGGTTGCGTTCGTGTGCGGCATCCGCCACACAGCGCGGGTTTGGAGCCGCAGCCAGTGAGCTCCCCGCTGGCGCACTCAGTAAAACGGCTAGAAATGTTCCGCACGCAGCGTTCCAAAAGCCGTTCCTCATGTTCGCCTCCTTCTCCGATTAGGTTCAACGAGTATCACAGCTTCGCACCCTAGAGAAGGGTCGTTCTCCGGGCCGCGGAGCGTGACCTCGAGATCCGACCGCGGGTGTCGCTCAGTAGCCCAATTGACGCAGCGCTTCGACTTCGTGAGGAGCCAGGGACAGCGGGGTGGACGCTGCCCGCGACTGCAAGGGGCAGCGTTGTTCCTGCTGCGCTGCCAACGCCCTCATTTGGGCCAAGCGCTCCACTGCGTCGCTTTTGCGATCATGGGCTTCGGTGGGATCGCTCGGAAGGTGAAACAGTTCTTCCCGCGCGACCACTTCTGGGGAAGGAAGAGAAGGGACTGTTCTTTGCGCCCGCAACGTCTCTTCGATTTGGCTCGACCGGGAGCGCTCGGCTGGCTCGAGCCAGCGTCGTGCGGCGGTGTACTTCCAGCCATCCAGCCAAAGAGCCCGCAATACGTTTCGTTCGGCAATTCCCAACTCCGCCCAGCGGGCACGCCCCTGCAAATTCGCTGGGCGCACCTCGTGTGGGGTGATCTCGAACAGCGAGCGCCCGCCGGCATGAGGAAGTAGCGGGGGCTCTTCGAGGCGGAGCAATCGTACGAGTGTCGGGTACACATCCACCAGCGAAGCGGGCTGGTCCGACCGCGCCGGCGACAGGACTCCGGGCGACCACCACAGCAACGGCACACGCACAGCCTCTTCGTAAAGGGTCCAAGCATGCTCGACAAAGTCGTGTTCCAGAAATTCCTCCCCATGA
This sequence is a window from Candidatus Binatia bacterium. Protein-coding genes within it:
- a CDS encoding sigma-54-dependent Fis family transcriptional regulator, translating into MSTTQKTSGEKGRILVAEDEAAVRESLAEVLREEGYDVLAVSDGTAALRALEDSEFDLILSDIRMPGADGLEVLRRSREIAPQTLVLLMTAHATVETAVEAIRRGAQDYLLKPIIFDDLLHKIDHLLTHRRIAWENQLLRSQVERQWDFENLVGRSAAMREVMELVRRVAPTPSTVLITGESGVGKEVVARAIHHFSEYRDRIFLPVNCGAIPETLLESQLFGHMRGSFTGAVANQEGLFQRARGGTIFLDEIADMPVSLQVKILRAIEAKEILPIGASTPLKVEVRIIAATNHDLKKAVDEGRFREDLYYRLNVFNIEIPPLRERREDIPLLVEHFVRLHNRELKKNFKGVDSATMKLLMSLPWKGNVRELDNVIEHAMIIGNGDWITVRDLPRAVQQSAGVTVEIPDTDNLREAVRAFEKAHIQSVLAKCNQEKRQAAQRLGVSLSSLYRKMEELGIPLQADRPLE
- a CDS encoding membrane protein, whose amino-acid sequence is MRVRDLMQTEVVTLDGKDRLDLADSLMRLGRIRHMPVVDDGKLVGILSQRDLFRAAISTALHLRPAAEREWLAKIPVREVMTTPVITATPDMPVREAVQLMLEHKIGCLPVVEKGGLVGLVSETDFLRYLAHLLDLWDTKQDLPGLEEPE